The sequence CACCGGGTTTCCACCCCACAGCATGATGCATTTGCTGTTCCTATAGTCTGGGCCCGTTTCCGAAGTGACTCGAGCCCCAAAGATCATCTTGTTAGCCACCAAGACAGGGGAGTGACAGTAATGAGCGTCTGAGTGGAAATGCGTGGGACTTCCCATGGCGTAGAGCCAAGCCTGCTTGAAGTCCACGAGGCTGCGGAAGCCAGCGTCCCCCCAAGACCATGAAACCGAGTGGGGACCGTATTTTCTGATGGCGTCGACAAAGCCTTCAGCAGCCATGTCCAACGCCTCATCCCAAGAGATCCGCCTCCACTTTCCCTCCCCCCTCTCCCCAGCCCGCTTCATCGGATACCTTACCCGATCGGTGTGGTATAGAAGCTGGATGTAAGCCAGGCCCTTCGGACACATCATGCCCTCGTTCTGGGGGAACTCTGGATCACCTTCAATCTTAACTACCCTATTATCCTCCATGTGAACGAGTACGCCGCAGGCGCAGTGGCATCGATCGCAAATTGACTTAAACACCTTACGAGCCATCCGTGATCCACAACCTTTTTCCTTCATATCTTAACGTTTACATACAGCCTGATTCATCTTATTAAAATGCTCTGAGCCGTCTAAGGCTCATTCGACCAAGAGGCAAGATCATTTAACTTGCTCGAAACGGAGAGTTTTTGAGGCGTTTAAAATTTAAGACGCAAAGCGGCTGGGTGGAGCTGTTTTATGAGGCTGTTGAAAAATTTAATTCTCATAAATACGTGTAATAATATATGCGCGAGTTTAAAGCAAGTTTTCGCCGTTTGTTCATCAATCTTGTTAAGGCGAGGAGAACGATTCGAGGCCCACTCCTTCAGAAGCGTATTTCGAAGAAGGATTTAAGGTTCATCCTGGAGGCCGCTAGGTGGGCTCCCTCGGGACATAACACGCAACCCTGGGAGTTCATCGTCGTTGAGGATGAGGGTTTGAAAGAGAAGATCAGTGAATCCACCAGGCGCGTATATGAGGAGTTGCTGGGAGACGAGGAGAAGTTGAAGACGACCTTTGGAAACTATGGAAGATGGCTTCATCGAGAACATGGGAGAAAGGATGGAATATATGTTCAGAAGCCGACCACCTACAGTGAGAGGAAGTCTAATACATTCAACTTGGAGGGGTTAAAGATAAGGGCTGGAGATTACTGTAGACTGGTTTCAGACGCTCCAGCTTTGCTGATAACACTGCTAGACAGGGAAAGATCTCCTCCCAACATGTCTAGAGGCTTGATCTCACTGATCAGCGTGGGGGCTGCTTTACAGAATATTCGCTTGGCCGCGAGAACCATGGGAGTAGGATGCCAAGACCTGGCTAGACCCATAGACACGGTGGAAGGGGAGAAAAGGTTGAAGCAGATATTGGGGATTCCGGAAAGGTTTAAGGTGGTAAGCGTGATGAGGCTTGGATACCTGAAACCCGGCGCCACGCATCCTTACAAGTCCAATTTCAGAAGGCCCTTAAAAAGCCTCGTCCACTCTAACCTCTTCACCCGATGAGTGTGGGGCAAGGAATTAAAACGTTGACGTAATTCCAGATATTGAGGAACAGTAGACCAGGCTTTTAAAGAAAGAGCTTTGGGCTGAGGTTTAAACCTGTAGGAATGTATTGAGGAATGGTTTATAGAATGTAAGCGTAGGGTGAAGATGAGAGCGTTGAAACCATTCTTGGTGGTTTTATTACAGTGGTGGTTGGATTATCCATCCTAACCCTTAAATATCATACCCCGCAATCAATCCGGTATGACAGGTAAAGCTCCTCTAGCGTTGCGCTTGATGAGGCTGGCAACCCTTTCCTCGCTGTGCGTCGCAGGCTCTTTTATTCACCCACCCTCTCCGGTTCAAACAATCGCGTTCGACTCAGCCCCAGGATTCTTCGCAGCTCTATACTTCGGAGCCGTGGAAGGGGCTGTTGTAACGGGGTTGGGGCACTTTATCACCTCAATAATAAACGGATTTCCTTTAGGGGTTTTACACCTCCCCATAGCCTTGGGCATGGCCTTGGCAGGAGGCGTGGTGGGAGCGGTTAACCAAGTCCACTTAAGATACGGGTTTATTCCAGCCACGTTAGCGGGCGTGGCCGTGAACACGGGTTTATTTGCGGTCGCGGCTCCAGCGTTAGGCTGGTACGCCTCTCTGCTGCTTATTCCCTTCTTGTTAACCGCGTCCTCTCTAAACATGGGGTTGGCCGCCGCGGTTTACCTTGGTTTAAGAGGAAGACTACGGGTTTAACGGGTGATCCGCCTACGGTGAATGGAAGGTTGAAAACCTCCCGGGACGTCCTCGTCTACCCTCTTGGGAAGAGGGTGCTGGTGGTTGGATGTGACTCAAGCGGGGGAGTGGGTCCAAAACCATTAGACGTGGTTAACGTAAGCGGACATGTCGTCGGCAGGTATGTGGCGCGGGTGGCTTTGATGGAGGTGCTCTCCACCGGGGCTGAACCCTTCTGCTTGGTTAACACGAGTTGCGTTGAGCCTAAGCCTCTAGGGGAGGAGGTTTTGAGGGGTATAAGGGATGAGGTTCAGGAGGCAGGTTTAGATCGCATTGTTTTCACGGGAAGCTCTGAGAAAAACTTGCAGGTCCAGCAAACAGCCACGGGGGTCGTCATACTCGGTTTGGCTGAGAAGGAGCAGTTGAGGATCGGGGTGTCCAGAAGGGGGGATTTGATCTTGGCTTTGGGGAGACCATGTGTTGGAATGGAGGTGGTCGCCCATGAAGACGAGGTGGCCGATGTTCAGGATCTTCGTATAATGCTTGAAGAAGATTCGATCCATGAGGTCATCCCGGTTGGGTCTAAAGGAATCATTCACGAAGCCGAAACATTGGCTCAAGACTCATGCCTCGATTTAAAGCTTGAAACTGAGCCTGATGTGGATTTAAATAAGTCAGCGGGACCTAGCACCGTCCTCTTGGCCACGGCTCAGCCGTCAGCTCTTAGAAGATTGAGGAAGAAGTTTCGAAAACCGATGAGCATAGTTGGACGCCTTGACTGAACGTAAGGCAAAGCCAGCTCCCCTGGCCACTTAACGAATCCCTTTTTCAGATCGAAAAGAGGCCTCTTCGAATGGGTTTGAAATTCATAAAAGCTCAATCAGAGTGACTCAAATTCTCCTTATCAGATGCGTTTCGATGGTTTGTGGGTGTTTCTTGGCTTCGAGGAGTTTATAGGAGTCTTTTATGATGGTTGAATTAGGGGGTCGGTGTGATCGATCGCTACGAGTTCGGTTTAATGGTTGTTTCAGGTAGGCGTTACGGTGGGGATTTAATTCTTTACCGTGACATGGTTGTTGATGATCGATGGTGGAGGAGGGAAGGGCATAGGTTAAACGTAGAGGACCTTAGAGACGCCTTAGAGAGATGGAGGCCTAAGGTTCTTATCGTGGGTACGGGCTATTACGGGTTGATGGAGATCCCGGTTGAAGCCATGGAATACCTCGAATCAAGGGGTGTTTCACTCATAGCTGCAAACACAGAGAAGGCGTGTAGCATTTACAATGAGAAGCTGAAGCTGAACGAAGAAGTAATGGGAGCCTTTCACCTAACGTGTTAACTCTCGATGGCCAGCCATCTTCCCATGATCCCAAGTGACCATAGTTAAATTTGAGCTAAAGTTGAACTGGCAAAGCGAGGACCTCCTTTTCTAACATCCATATGTTAATGTCATGGAAGGAACGGGTAAGGTGGATGATATGGACGGTTATGGTCGTCTTCAGGCTCAGGAGCTTTTACCGATGAATTATCGGAGAGGGTGTAACGTAGCACGTAATAGCTTCAGTTAACCTTTCTTAAAATGCCTCCTTAGACTTAAAGGGCCAGCAGCCGCGGCGGTGGAGGTAGATGATCTCTGGGACACCGAGTAGATGGACAAGGAGAAAGAAGATGAACCAGCCTTTCTCACCGTTCTTAGCTGAAAACCATAAACCTAAACCCATCCAGAAGAGAGACCAAACAATAAGGGGGGCTAGGATGAACATCTCTTTACCCAGTAAACCCGCCTCCAAACCCGCCAACGGTTATACGCCTCCTTGGCGTTAATCATCTTCAGCCATTATAATGCTTTAATCATGTATTTAAGTTGAATTTAATCGCTCAGTTTTGATGTTCGATTTGATTAGGCCTCCATCGCTCTTAGATCATGGGGTTGAGACCGCTAGGCTCTTCGTGTAGCTCTTCGTCAAAAAGGGTTAACTGGCTTTACGATTTCCAATATGTTTTATTTTTTGAATGGTTCAGGGTTACTTTCGAAATCTTATTTGCGATGTTTGTAAGGCTATTCAAAATGTTTTTTACCGAGTGTTCGCCGTTTTAGGTAAACGTTTGATGGGTGTAGCTGGATGCCGACGTGGGGTTACTCCATTAAGGAATTGGACCCTGATAGGACGGTGAAATGCTCTGGTAGGGAGGTGAGTGTTTCACCGAAGGCGATGACCGAGCTGTGTCGAGCCGTTAAAGGGATGCTGGTTAAGGACGCGAAGCGCCTCATGGAGGACGTCATAGCGATGAAAAGAGCCGTTCCTTACAGGAGGTATAAGAAAGAGGTTCCTCATAGAAGTGTGGACGCTGAATGGTACACGGGAAGGTATCCGGTGAAGGCGGCTAAAATCATGTTAAAGCTGTTGGAGGAAATAGAGGCTAACGCCGAGTATAAGGGCTTCAACTTAGAGAACCTTAAAATTGTCCACGCGGCGTCTCAAAGGGGTAGGAAGATTAGGAAGGCGATACCGAGGGCCCATGGTAGGGCTTCACCCTACTACGACACTTTGACGCATGTAGAGTTGGTTGGATACGAGGCATTCTAAACCATTGGGATGAGACGCGTCTAAAAATGGAAGCATTAACCTTAATAGGAAGGGGGTTGGCCTACTCATCCCATTCATATAAGAGGGCTCGAGGGAAGATAAGCGGGCATGTCCATAAACAAGTACTTCGTTAAAGACGGGTTAAAGCGCTCTGATATAGATGAGTTTCTCTCACAGGAGTTGAAGAGGGCTGGGTACAGCCACTGCGAGATCGCTAAAACCCCTCTTGGAACAAGGGTGGTGGTGTACGCCGCTAGGCCTGGGATGGTGATCGGTAGGAGGGGTCAAAGCATCCGTGATTTAACACGGGCCTTGGAGGAGAAGTTCGGCGTGGAGAACCCGCAAATATCTGTGGCCCCGGTGGATGTGCCTGAACTGGACCCTAAGGTGATGGCTTCTCAGCTTGTCTCAGCTCTGGAAAGGGGTGTTCACTTCAGGAGGGCCGCCTACTGGGCTTTACAGAGGATCATGAGGGCGGGAGCGCTGGGGGCTGAGATCATCATCAGCGGTAAGCTCACGACTGAGAGGGCGAGGTACGAGAAATACCGGGACGGCTACATGCCGAGGTGCGGTGACCCCGTATTGAAGCAGCTGAAGACCGCTGTGGCCTACACCCAGCTTAAGCCGGGGCTTTTCGGCGTGAAGGTTCGAATCCTACCCCCTGCAGTATACTTCCCCGATAAGCCTTCCTTAAAGGAGGAGGCGACTGAGAAACTGGAAGAGGGAGAGGTAGAGGTAAAGGCAAAGGAAGGGGAAGAGGAAGGGGGGTAGTTTATGCCGATATTGAGGATGAGGGAGATAAGGGATATGTCGGCTGAGGAGAGGAAGAAGAGGGTGGAGGAGCTTAGGGTTGAGTTAAACCGGCTTAAAACTACTGTTGAATCGGGGGGAACTGTGGAGAATCCTTCGAGGATAAGGGAGATTAGGAAGACGATAGCGAGGCTTCTGACGGTTCAAAGAGAGATGGGGGAGGCTGAGTGAATGAAGATTACGGCGAGAAACCTTTTGAGGCATGAATTGATAGGTTTGAAGGTCAGGGTTAAGGACTCCACGGATCCAGGTTTAAAGGGTTTGAAAGGAGAGGTCGTCGATGAAACGATGAAAACGTTAACGATTAGAAAAGGGGAGAGAAAGCTCATGCTGCCTAAATCAAACACGCGCTTTGCCTTTTCAATAAACGGAAGAGAGGTTACGGTGGAGGGTAAGGTTTTAGCTGGAAGGCCTGAGGAAAGGTTGAAGGTGAAGAAGAGGATATGGCTGTGAGAAACATCGGCGTGCCTGTGAGCCCGCCTAAAAAAGGATGCGACGACAGGGCTTGTCCATTTCATGGGCAACTGTCGATCAGGGGAAAAATTTTGACGGGGAGGGTTCACAGCACTAGAATGGAGTCGACGATCACGGTTGAGAGAACCTACTTACATTACGTTAAGAAATATATGAGGTATGAGAAGCGGAGAAGCAGGATTCTCGCCCATAAACCGCCATGCATTGAAGTCAACGTCGGAGACCCCGTTAGGATAGCGGAGTGTAGGCCTATAAGTAAAAACGTGTCATTCGTCGTTTTGGAGAAAATGGAAAAATAGCGAGAAAAATAAATAGATGTGGTTAGAAATAGATCGGTTATAAGAGCGTATGTGTGAAGTTAACGGCTTTGTCCTCTAAGCCTGTTTGATGAAGGAAAGGTGGTTAAGTAATGTCTACAGCTAAGGCCCGGGCGGCTGGCGCTAAAGGGGTATTGGAGTTTAAGCCTAAAATATCCAGGGGCCTGCCAGCTGGGGCGAGGTTAATATGCGCCGATAACACTGGAGCGAAAGTTTTAAGGTTGATTAACGTGGCTGGCTATAAAAGTAGGTTGAGGAGGATTCCCTCGGCCTGTGTAGGGGAGATGGTGAAGGTTTCAGTGGTGAAGGGGTCGCCGGATTTAAGGAAGCAGATCTTACCTGCGATCGTCGTAAGGCAGAGGAAGCCTTACAGGAGAAGCGACGGGGTTTGGGTTCAATTCGAAGACAACGCAGCTGTTTTAATCACCCCTGAGGGGGAAATGAAGGGAACCGAGATCAGGGGCCCGGTGGCCAAGGAGGCTGCTGAAAGGTGGCCGAGGCTCGCGGGCATCGCCAACATCATAATCTAACCGTATTCAACCATCTTCTCCAAGGTTTTCCGGTAAAAGTTTAAGTATTATTCCACGCCTACGTTCACGGTTAAGCCAGCCAAGAGGCTAAGGTAGTTGAGCTTGAGTCAAGGCTCATCGGCGCTTCAGATCAACCCGATGAGGCAAGTTAGGTTGGGTAAGGTAGTTGTGAACATCGCTGTGGGGAAGTCTGGTGAAGCGTTGGAGAAGGCGATGAAGGTTCTAGCCGACCTGACTGGATGTAAACCATGCCCCAGGAAGGCGAAGAAGACCATAAAAACATTCGGGGTTAGGAAGGGGGAGCCCATAGCCTGCATCTCCACGCTTAGAGGCGATAAGGCCTGGGCCTTCTTGAAGAGGGCTTTCGAGGCTGTGAGGAACCGTTTGCCCATATCGGCCTTCGATGAGATTGGAAACATCTCGTTCGGCGTTAAAGAGCATATAGAGGTTCCTGGAACAAAGTATGATCCAAACCTTGGGATATACGGTTTTAACGTTCACATAACCTTAGAGAGACCCGGCTTCAGGGTGAAGAGGAGGAGTTTGAAGAGGGGCAAGGTGGGTAAAGGCCATGTGGTCACCAGGGAGGAGGCGTTAAGCTTCGTCAAGGATGGGTTTGGCGTGGAAGTGGTGGAGGAGTAGGGAGTTGGCTAAGTTGAAGCCTAAAAAGGAGAGGAAGTTCGGTAAGGGAAGCAAGCCCTGCCGGAGGTGTGGTCAAAGAAACTCCGTCATAAGGAAGTATGGGTTAAACCTGTGTAGGCAGTGTTTCAGGGAGGTCGCTTCCTCTTTAGGGTTCAAGAAGTATATGTGAGGGCTTTAAGCGTTGAGCGCATTGCAGGTTGTGGAGAGAAGGGTTGAGGTTCCTCAGGGCGTGGAGGTGAAGGTTAACGGAGGAGTCGTGGAGGTGAAGGGCCCCTTAGGAACCTTAAGGGAGGACTTAACCCACGTGCCCGTGGATATAGCCCTCGACCAGGGGGGGATCCTGGTCCGAGCCTTCTGGCCTAGGAAGAAGGTCGCCGCCCTGGTTGGCACAGCAGCCTCCCATGTTAGAAATATGATCATCGGAGTCACGAAGGGCTTCACCTATAAGCTGAAAATCGTGTACGCTCACTTTCCGATAAACGTGAAGGTTGACAGGGAACGGCGGATCGTGTTGATAGAAAACTTTCTGGGAGAAAGAACCCCTAGGATCGCTAGGATAAAAGGCGACGTGGAGGTTGAGGCTAAGGGCGATGAGATTCATGTAAGGGGCCTCAGCCTGAGAGATGTAAGCCAAACAGCGGCCAACATCGAAGCCGCGACCAAGGTTAAAAAGAAGGATCACAGGGTCTTCCTCGACGGCGTATACGTTTACGTGAAGGAGAAGGCCTCATGAAGGAAGGAAAGAAGAAGCCAAGGTTCATCCGGCAGGAAAGCTGGAGGTACATTAGGGTAAAAGATTCTTGGAGGAAGCCTAAAGGAAAAACAAGCAGGATGAGGAGGAAAATCAAGGGATGGCCTAAGATGGTCTCCGCAGGCTACGGCAACGCTCGGGCGAAGAGGGGGCTACATCCCTCAGGGTTAAGAGAAGCCCTGGTGCACAGCCCCCATGACCTGTATGGGTTAGACCCAGGCAGGGAGGCTGTTCGAATCGCCTCTACGGTTGGGGAGAAGAAGAGGCTGGAGATCATGAGTAAGGCCGCTGAGTTAAACCTTAAGGTCCTTAACCCCTTAAGGCTTGAGGAGCCTACGGCTCCAGGCGGGGAGGAAGCCGCTGAGGAGGCGTCCGGAGAGGTGAAAAGTGAATGAGTTTGAGGACGCAGAAGAGGTTGGCGGCTGAGATCTTGAACGCAGGGGTAAGCCGGGTGTGGATCGACCCGGAATACGTGGATAGGGTTGAATCCGCGATCACCCGGGAGGAGGTGAGCAGACTCATCCATGAAGGCGTCATCAAGAAGAGGCCTGAAAAAGGGGTGAGTAAGGGAAGGAGGAAGGAGCGGCCTCGAACCCCTGGAAGAAGGAAGGGCAGCTCCATCGATGAAAAACGCCTATGGATCGGACGGGTGAGGAAGCAGAGAATGAGGCTTAAAGAGCTGAAGGATGGGAAGAAAATTTCGAGGGCCGATTACCATAAACTGTATATGATGGTTAAAGGGGGGGCCTTCAGAAGCGTAGCCCACTTAAACGAATACTTGGAATCCCATAAACTGATTAAAAGGCGTTGAATGGAGGTTTGGGCTTAAAGATGGGCGTTAAATCAGTTGAGGCGGGTTGGACTCCTAGGACAAGGCTGGGAGCCCTCGTTCAAGCGGGGGAAATCATAGACATAGGGGAGGTTTTCGCTCAAGGCCTCAGAATCAAGGAGCCTGAAATCGTCGACGCGTTGCTGCCGAATCTGAGGCAGGAAGTCCTTAACATCGGGTTGGTGCAAAAGCAGACGGACGCCGGTGAAAGGTCTAGGTTTAAAGCCATGGTGGCTGTGGGAAACGAGGAAGGATACGTGGGAGTGGGCTCAGGCAAGGCGTCGCAGGTCAGGGTCGCCATAGATAAGGCGACTGCTCAGGCAAAGTTGAACCTCATCCCGGTTCGAAGGGGATGCGGAAGCTGGGAATGTCGATGCGACCAACCGCATTCACTGCCCTTTAAGGTTACGGGGAAGTGTGGAAGCGTGAAAGTGGAGATCATACCCGGCCCCAGAGGCCTCGGCCTCGTAGCGAGCGAAGCCGTGAAAACCATCCTCACCTTGGCTGGGGTTAAGGACTGCTGGACAAGAAGCTTCGGCTCCACGAGCACGGTGGCCTCAACATCCATGGCGGCCTTCGACGCTTTAAGGAACACGTATAGGATACTGGTACAGGAGGATTGGGCTGGTTAACAGCCATGGGTGAGGTTAAAGGCCTCTGGCTGGCGGTAAGGCTGAGGGGGACGAGTAGAATCCCACCGGGCGTGGAGAGAACCTTCGAGGTCCTCAGGCTTAAAAGAAGGTTCAACGCCGCCCTCCTGAAAATGGATGAAAGCGTTAAGGGAACTTTAAGAAAGGTAAAGGACTGGGTTACATGGGGCGAAGTAAACGTGGAGACGCTGGCGGGCCTCCTGAGGGAAAGGGGGGAGGTGAAGGGTGGGAAGAGGCTTGACGAATCGTTCATCAAAACAGCCTTCAACAAAGAGGGCTTCGAAGACCTCTCCCACGCGATGCTGACAGGCGAGGTTACCCTGGCGAAGCTTAGGAAAAACGGAGTCGACACCGTGTTTAGGCTACACCCCCCGAGGAAGGGTTTTAAGGGAAGCGTGAAACGTCCATTCAACGTAGGCGGGGAGCTGGGATACCGAGGCGAAGCCATCAACGACCTATTGAAGAGAATGCTTTAACGAACCCTATGCCAAGCGAAGCGCCGAGCGTTGAAACAACGTTTCGTATCCAACCAAGAGAACTAGGATGTAAGCGGAACCCTGGGTGAAAGCTTATTTATTACGGATAACCCGTTTAACCGTTAGGGGTCCTTCGATGCCCACAAGGTTGAGGAAGACAAGGCGGATGCGGGGATCCAGAACCCATGGATGGGGTACGTCCGGTCAGCATAGGAAGAGCGGCATGAGAGGAGGCCATGGAAGGGCGGGTTGGTGCAAACATAAATGGACATACACCGTCAAGTACGATTTGGAGAGAATAGGTAAGAAAGGATTTACCTCAACGAGCTCCACGCGTAAGCCATCCACCATAAACCTCACCGGGCTGGAGGAGTTGGCGGAGAGGTTCGGCGTTCCAGGTGAAGGTGGAAAAATCACGGTTGACCTGGATAAACTGGGTTTCCGAAAGCTGCTGGGCGAGGGCTCGGTGTCCAAACCATACTTGGTTAGGGTTCTCCAATGCAGCGGGAAAGCTAGGGAAAAGATCGCTCAGGCTGGAGGAGAAATACTGTCAAAGTTAGAGGCGGAGGTTAAAGCCTAGCTCCGCGGAGGGTTGACGCGTTGGTCCGCTTCATAGAGCTTTTCAAACCCTTCACCAAATACTTCTTCGAGATATCGCCGCCTAAGAAAAGGGTTAACTTTAACGAGAAATTGATGTGGACAGCGTTAACGCTAGTCATATACTTCATCATGTGTCAGATTCCGCTATACGGGTTGGGGAAGGAAGGGGCCACCGACCCATTCGGCGCCTTGAGGGTGATCTTCGCCTCCCAGAGGGGAACGTTGATGGAGCTGGGCATCGGCCCCATAGTCACCGCTGGCCTAATCCTGCAAATCCTTTCAGGGTCCAGGATGATCGATGTTGACATGACAAACCCCCAGGACAGGGCCCTCTTCACATCCGCGAGCAAGATCCTAGCGGTGGTGATGACGTTCTTCGAGGCCCTCGCCTACCTAGTGGGCGGAGTATACGGGAAGCTCTCCGTGGAAACTCAATTCATCATATTGATCCAGCTGCTGGCGGCCGGCGTTGTGATCATCATGCTCGACGAGCTGCTGCAGAAGGGCTGGGGCTTCGGCAGCGGGATCAGCCTCTTCATAGCTGCGGGGGTGACTCAAACCATATGGTGGGACAGCGTGGCGCCCCTGGGCCCGATGGGCGACGGGAGGTTTTACGGTGCCCTCATCGCCTTCGGCCAAGCCCTAAAAGGCGGAGCCCGGTTAACCGAAGCCCTGTACAGGAGTGAGGGGCTGCCCGACATGGTGGGGTTCGCGACAACCATACTCGTGTTTCTCATCATCATATATTTAAACGGGTTGAGGGTTGAAATCCCCGTTTCATACGCTCGGTACAGGGGGTTTAGGGGTAAATACCCCATCAAGCTCCTGTACGTTTCGAACATACCCGTGATCTTCGCGGCGGCTCTGTTCGGGAACATATACTTCATATCCCAAATCCTCTGGTCGAAGTACAATCAATCCGGCGCGAACTTCTGGCTTAACCTGCTGGGAACATTCGAGTTGGAGGGCAGACAGTACAGCCCTAAAGGAGGCATAGTATACTACGTGGTTTCACCCCACGGCCTGGCCAACGTCATCTCCGACCCCTTAAGGGCCTTGGCGTACACTGTCCTCCTCGTCTTGGCCTGCCTATTCTTCGCCACAACCTGGGTTCAGGTTGGTGGGATGGACGCTAGATCCGTGGCCAAGCAGCTGGTGGACTCTGGAATGCAAATAGAGGGGTTTAGAAGATCCTACACGCCTATCCAGCAGCTTCTATCCCGGTACATACCCACGGTGACGGTGTTGGGGGGTATCATCGTCGGCCTCATAGCGGCTTCAGCGGACTTCCTAGGCGCGTTCGGATCTGGAACAGGAATCCTCTTAACGGTGGGCATATTGGAGCAGTACTATCAGATCCTAGCCAGGGAGAGGCTGTCTGAAATGTACCCTGCGATAGGCGCTTTGCTGGGCAAGTAGGGGCGCCTATGAATTTAAATTAAAGGTCTTGGAGATTTACCATTGTTCGTTAACGGTTAAGGCGTGTGAATGGTAGGTGGCCGAGTTGAGCGTGTTCGACGCGTTTATGAAGGTGATGCAAAGCCTACTCCAACCATATTCATCCATACCAGACTCCACGCTGTTCATTTTAGGCGTCGCGGCCACACTATCGCTGATCACCACGGCGGCTAATCGGCTGATGGTTGACGTGAAGAGGATTAAATCCGTGATGCGGGAGGTTAACGCTTGGAGGGAGCAGTTGAACAAGGCGAGGAAGTCGAATGACAAGCAAATGCTGGCTAGGGTGATGAAGAAGCAGCAGGCCATCATGAAGCTTCAGAGCCA is a genomic window of Candidatus Bathyarchaeia archaeon containing:
- a CDS encoding 50S ribosomal protein L30 yields the protein MGEVKGLWLAVRLRGTSRIPPGVERTFEVLRLKRRFNAALLKMDESVKGTLRKVKDWVTWGEVNVETLAGLLRERGEVKGGKRLDESFIKTAFNKEGFEDLSHAMLTGEVTLAKLRKNGVDTVFRLHPPRKGFKGSVKRPFNVGGELGYRGEAINDLLKRML
- a CDS encoding uL15 family ribosomal protein, with amino-acid sequence MPTRLRKTRRMRGSRTHGWGTSGQHRKSGMRGGHGRAGWCKHKWTYTVKYDLERIGKKGFTSTSSTRKPSTINLTGLEELAERFGVPGEGGKITVDLDKLGFRKLLGEGSVSKPYLVRVLQCSGKAREKIAQAGGEILSKLEAEVKA
- the secY gene encoding preprotein translocase subunit SecY codes for the protein MVRFIELFKPFTKYFFEISPPKKRVNFNEKLMWTALTLVIYFIMCQIPLYGLGKEGATDPFGALRVIFASQRGTLMELGIGPIVTAGLILQILSGSRMIDVDMTNPQDRALFTSASKILAVVMTFFEALAYLVGGVYGKLSVETQFIILIQLLAAGVVIIMLDELLQKGWGFGSGISLFIAAGVTQTIWWDSVAPLGPMGDGRFYGALIAFGQALKGGARLTEALYRSEGLPDMVGFATTILVFLIIIYLNGLRVEIPVSYARYRGFRGKYPIKLLYVSNIPVIFAAALFGNIYFISQILWSKYNQSGANFWLNLLGTFELEGRQYSPKGGIVYYVVSPHGLANVISDPLRALAYTVLLVLACLFFATTWVQVGGMDARSVAKQLVDSGMQIEGFRRSYTPIQQLLSRYIPTVTVLGGIIVGLIAASADFLGAFGSGTGILLTVGILEQYYQILARERLSEMYPAIGALLGK
- a CDS encoding EMC3/TMCO1 family protein; translation: MAELSVFDAFMKVMQSLLQPYSSIPDSTLFILGVAATLSLITTAANRLMVDVKRIKSVMREVNAWREQLNKARKSNDKQMLARVMKKQQAIMKLQSQVMWDRMKVSFIFLLPFWIIFMVLSRFYGGSPVAFTPFTVPFLLAGATDSQLGATVVPFYSWYIISSFAVSLPLSRIFGINPED